The DNA segment GGGCTCGAAGTTCAAAGTGAGGAGGGTAAGGGCAGTGTGTTCAGTTTGACAGTGAAAGCTGGAGTGAAGGAGGAAACGCGAAACGGCGTTAACAGGTATGCGTACGTTGATGAGATTGCCAAAGAGCCAGAGCCCGGGAAAGCGATACTCAGTGGTAAGGTACTGGTTGCTGAGGATTGCGTGACGAATCAGCAGTTGATCAAGACGATGCTTAGAAAACTCGGGCTGGATGTTGTGATCGCCGGTAATGGTAAGGAGGCGGTCGAGATGATTTGGCGGGATGATTTTGACGTTGTGCTGATGGATATGCAGATGCCGGAGATGAACGGTTATGAGGCGACGCGGTTCCTTCGCGCGGGCGGATACCGCAAACCGATCATAGCTGTGACTGCGCATGCGATGCAGGGTGACAGAGATAGATGTCTGTCTGCCGGCTGCGATGATTATATCAGCAAGCCGATAGATAAGGGGGAGCTGAAAAAAATGCTGGAAAGGTATGTCAAACAGCCTGATGCGGCGGTTCAGTGAGCTGAATTTTACCGACTAATTTTGATTGTAAAAAAGGATATGCGTCTTCTGGCAGGCGCATATCCTTTCTATATTGATGTTTCCGGTCAAGCAATATTTCCTGGCTTGGGTTGATACTCGATCTCTACCGAGCTGGCCTGCGGCCCTTTTTCTCCCATATGGACGACAAAGCGTACGCCTGTACCGACGTTGAGCCGATCATAATCATCATGCAGAACGCTGTTTTTGTGGAAATAGACATCGTCGCCTGTATCGACGGTGCGGATGAAACCGTAGTCTTCGTCGGCGAAGATTTTTGTGACGATCCCCATGACCTGCTGCTCGGGATGTATCTTGACCTGGCCTTTTTCTTTTTCGGACAGTTTTTTCAGTTGTTTTTCGGCGGCCTTGAACGTGTTGTTTATTACAGTTTCAAGCGGGGTGTGCATGTCGCCTTCGCTGGCGGACTGCTTGGCTACGATCTCCTGTGACGGCGGAACGGTGACATCAATTCTCACGCGGTGGGGATTGCCAGTGTCGGGGTGTTTTTGCGGGCACTCGACCATTACCCGGCAGCTTATCATCTGGGGGCAGATCTTTTCGAGTTTGGCAATCTTGCCGTTGATCAGGTCCTCGAGTTCGGGTGTTTTGGTTACATCTTTGAAGGTTATTTCTGTAG comes from the Anaerohalosphaera lusitana genome and includes:
- a CDS encoding HPF/RaiA family ribosome-associated protein, with translation MQGPTEITFKDVTKTPELEDLINGKIAKLEKICPQMISCRVMVECPQKHPDTGNPHRVRIDVTVPPSQEIVAKQSASEGDMHTPLETVINNTFKAAEKQLKKLSEKEKGQVKIHPEQQVMGIVTKIFADEDYGFIRTVDTGDDVYFHKNSVLHDDYDRLNVGTGVRFVVHMGEKGPQASSVEIEYQPKPGNIA